In Pseudoliparis swirei isolate HS2019 ecotype Mariana Trench chromosome 11, NWPU_hadal_v1, whole genome shotgun sequence, a genomic segment contains:
- the zfyve28 gene encoding lateral signaling target protein 2 homolog isoform X2, translating into MNRFRKWLYKPKRTDPQLLAQFYYADEELNQVATELDGLDGRKDPQRCTLLVNQFRSCQDSVLNIINQIMDECIPNDRANRDFSVKFPEEIRHDNLAGQLWFGAECLAAGSIIMNREIESIAMRPLAKDLTRNLEEVRTITRDQALRDLNLYTDRMKDALRHFDSLFAEFELSYVSAMVPVKSPKEYYVQQEVIVLFCDTVERALKLGYLTQDMIDDYEPALMFTIPRLAIVCGLVVYSEGPLNLDRKSEDMSELFRPFRTLLKKIRDLLHTLNEEELMTLEKHLCITQDGELSADQGQTTDGSPASVQEDHSPSSPANDASKGESEGEQEHLAPCVCPSQEDGPAEVEKGWEEVEMGEEEQEQGLLCEEAEEAELACSMQYDEEELEQLNMMVYRVGDEMSTFLSPPSQGQSPAHRPHRGEAGGSSGSSSTEASPRRLQVGRGRTGVYLEEEDKVFFMEDLDAAGDGVTGISKEACRCISSPSNVQESARPVQCKLGPQPDSAGNGRYAEAQSEQPCPQPRGQNTHCPRAKCPPCTSALGSDSLTYTNGWEMGLEGAASETAEVIAHRMGGMKLSATVIFNPCSPSSTELVVDKLPRPAPSDIEPGGPLVATHCLLNSCVCCGSCEDGREDAITAESTGLGLGLALGLDNHCKTAAPGTVLQSSARRLPPQGHGPRNKGALAPLNPPSSSRCSAESLEEDSNSQLCEKCLVVAPWPGHHPHGSSGGDGPSLCNHQLRNGKRQQATGGRPREEETDKDTPGTKDLKRDTKEDGRISSSFQSSPLSSVSGSDCESVSVTTCSLSSSPYTPSPVSSLTPSSGMSEDLDHREIQLALQNAKLAARNKIRSRFHSSSDLIHRLFVCISGVADQLQTNYASDLRSILKTLFEVMATKCEEGDGESQKKGPVLRSAVLEDCALCQETISSSELAAKARDGQFEDPPDWVPDEDCNSCIACKAPFTVIRRKHHCRSCGKIFCSRCSSHSAPLPRYGQVKPVRVCTHCYVFHVTPFYSDKAGI; encoded by the exons ATGAACCGCTTTCGGAAGTGGCTGTACAAGCCCAAG aggaCGGACCCTCAGCTCTTGGCCCAGTTCTACTACGCCGATGAAGAACTGAATCAAGTGGCCACTGAGCTGGACGGCCTGGACGGCCGGAAGGACCCTCAGAGATGTACCCTGTTGGTCAACCAGTTCCGCTCCTGTCAG GACAGTGTGCTGAACATTATCAATCAGATAATGGATGAATGTATTCCCAACGACCGGGCCAACAGGGACTTTTCTGTCAAGTTCCCTGAGGAGATTCGCCATGACAACTTGGCAGGGCAGCTGTGGTTTGGGGCTGAG TGTTTGGCTGCCGGCTCCATCATCATGAACAGAGAGATTGAGAGTATAGCAATGAGGCCCCTGGCCAAGGACCTGACACGCAACCTGGAGGAGGTCCGCACCATCACCAGAGACCAGGCCCTGAGAGACCTCAACTTGTACACGGACCGCATGAAGGACGCGTTGCGACATTTCGACAGCCTTTTTGCTGAGTTTGAGCTCAG TTATGTGTCAGCCATGGTGCCTGTGAAGTCCCCCAAAGAATACTATGTTCAGCAGGAAGTGATTGTGCTCTTCTGCGACACGGTGGAAAG GGCCCTAAAGCTGGGATATCTCACACAAGACATGATCGATGACTATGAACCCGCACTGATGTTTACAATTCCCAGACTAGCCATCGTATG TGGGCTGGTCGTGTATTCAGAGGGACCTCTCAACCTAGACCGAAAATCCGAGGACATGTCTGAGCTCTTCCGGCCTTTTCGCACTTTATTGAAGAAAATCCG AGACCTGCTCCATACCCTTAATGAGGAGGAGTTAATGACACTAGAAAAACATCTGTGTATCACTCAAGACGGGGAATTGTCCGCGGACCAGGGGCAGACTACAGACGGCTCACCAGCTTCAGTCCAAGAGGATCACTCGCCCTCCAGCCCCGCTAATGATGCCTCCAAAGGGGAGAGTGAGGGTGAACAAGAGCATCTGGCTCCATGTGTCTGTCCCAGCCAGGAGGATGGGCCGGCTGAAGTGGAAAAAGGCTGGGAGGAGGTAGagatgggagaggaggagcaggagcagggccTGCTGTGTGAGGAGGCCGAAGAGGCCGAGTTGGCCTGTTCCATGCAGTACGACGAGGAGGAACTGGAGCAGCTCAACATGATGGTGTACCGTGTGGGGGACGAAATGTCCACCTTTCTGTCACCTCCCAGCCAGGGTCAGTCGCCAGCACACCGTCCCCACAGAGGAGAGGCAGGAGGCTCCAGTGGGTCTTCCAGCACTGAAGCGTCTCCTCGCAGGCTCCAGGTGGGCCGAGGAAGGACAGGCGTCTATttagaggaggaagacaaggtCTTCTTCATGGAGGACCTGGACGCAGCGGGAGATGGCGTCACCGGCATTTCAAAAGAGGCTTGTCGTTGTATCTCCTCTCCTTCCAACGTGCAGGAGTCTGCTCGTCCTGTGCAGTGCAAGCTGGGACCACAGCCGGACTCCGCCGGGAACGGTCGGTACGCCGAAGCCCAGTCAGAGCAGCCGTGCCCACAGCCACGCGGCCAGAACACACACTGTCCCCGAGCAAAGTGTCCCCCTTGCACTTCCGCTCTCGGCTCTGATTCCTTGACTTACACCAACGGGTGGGAGATGGGCTTGGAGGGGGCAGCGTCCGAAACGGCTGAGGTCATCGCCCACCGTATGGGTGGGATGAAGCTCTCTGCAACGGTCATCTTCAACCCTTGTTCCCCCAGCTCGACAGAGCTGGTCGTGGACAAGCTGCCGAGGCCAGCTCCTTCTGACATTGAGCCCggtggccccctggtggccacccACTGCCTGCTCAACTCCTGTGTCTGCTGTGGGAGCTGTGAGGATGGTCGTGAGGATGCCATCACCGCAGAGTCCACTGGACTCGGGTTAGGCCTCGCCCTCGGATTGGATAACCACTGTAAGACGGCAGCTCCCGGCACTGTCCTCCAGTCTTCTGCTCGCCGTCTGCCCCCACAAGGTCACGGGCCTCGCAACAAGGGTGCGCTCGCTCCGTTGaatcccccttcttcttctcgctGCTCTGCAGAGTCCCTGGAAGAGGATTCAAACTCACAGCTATGTGAGAAGTGCCTGGTTGTGGCGCCATGGCCGGGGCATCACCCTCATGGCTCCAGTGGTGGGGATGGACCCTCCCTGTGCAACCACCAGCTGCGTAATGGGAAGAGGCAGCAGGCCACTGGGGGCCGcccgagggaagaggagacggataAGGACACGCCAGGAACTAAAGACTTGAAGAGGGACACCAAAGAAGACGGCAGGATAAGCTCCAG ttttcagaGCTCTCCCCTCAGCTCTGTGTCAGGTAGTGACTGTGAGAGTGTGTCGGTCACCACTTGTAGTCTGTCAAGCAGTCCATACACTCCCAG CCCTGTCAGCAGCCTGACCCCCAGCTCAGGGATGTCAGAGGACCTGGACCATCGGGAGATCCAGCTGGCCCTGCAGAACGCCAAGCTGGCTGCCAGGAACAAGATCCGCTCGCGCTTCCACAGCAGCAGCGATCTCATCCACCGTCTCTTTGTTTGTATATCAG GTGTCGCTGACCAGCTGCAGACCAACTATGCCAGTGACCTTCGCAGCATCCTCAAGACTCTGTTTGAAGTCATGGCGACCAAGTGTGAGGAGGGAGACGGCGAGAGCCAAAAGAAAG GGCCTGTGCTGCGCAGTGCCGTGCTGGAAGACTGCGCCCTCTGTCAGGAGACCATTTCCTCATCTGAATTGGCAGCCAAGGCCAGAGACGGCCAATTCGAAG ACCCTCCAGACTGGGTCCCGGATGAAGACTGCAACTCCTGCATTGCCTGCAAGGCTCCTTTCACCGTCATCCGCAGGAAGCATCACTGTAGGAGCTGTGGAAAG ATCTTCTGCTCGCGCTGTTCCTCCCATTCTGCTCCGTTGCCCCGGTACGGCCAGGTGAAGCCCGTCAGGGTTTGCACACACTGCTACGTGTTTCACGTCACGCCCTTCTACAGCGACAAGGCCGGCATCTAA
- the zfyve28 gene encoding lateral signaling target protein 2 homolog isoform X1 codes for MNRFRKWLYKPKRTDPQLLAQFYYADEELNQVATELDGLDGRKDPQRCTLLVNQFRSCQDSVLNIINQIMDECIPNDRANRDFSVKFPEEIRHDNLAGQLWFGAECLAAGSIIMNREIESIAMRPLAKDLTRNLEEVRTITRDQALRDLNLYTDRMKDALRHFDSLFAEFELSYVSAMVPVKSPKEYYVQQEVIVLFCDTVERALKLGYLTQDMIDDYEPALMFTIPRLAIVCGLVVYSEGPLNLDRKSEDMSELFRPFRTLLKKIRDLLHTLNEEELMTLEKHLCITQDGELSADQGQTTDGSPASVQEDHSPSSPANDASKGESEGEQEHLAPCVCPSQEDGPAEVEKGWEEVEMGEEEQEQGLLCEEAEEAELACSMQYDEEELEQLNMMVYRVGDEMSTFLSPPSQGQSPAHRPHRGEAGGSSGSSSTEASPRRLQVGRGRTGVYLEEEDKVFFMEDLDAAGDGVTGISKEACRCISSPSNVQESARPVQCKLGPQPDSAGNGRYAEAQSEQPCPQPRGQNTHCPRAKCPPCTSALGSDSLTYTNGWEMGLEGAASETAEVIAHRMGGMKLSATVIFNPCSPSSTELVVDKLPRPAPSDIEPGGPLVATHCLLNSCVCCGSCEDGREDAITAESTGLGLGLALGLDNHCKTAAPGTVLQSSARRLPPQGHGPRNKGALAPLNPPSSSRCSAESLEEDSNSQLCEKCLVVAPWPGHHPHGSSGGDGPSLCNHQLRNGKRQQATGGRPREEETDKDTPGTKDLKRDTKEDGRISSSFQSSPLSSVSGSDCESVSVTTCSLSSSPYTPSPVSSLTPSSGMSEDLDHREIQLALQNAKLAARNKIRSRFHSSSDLIHRLFVCISGVADQLQTNYASDLRSILKTLFEVMATKCEEGDGESQKKAGPVLRSAVLEDCALCQETISSSELAAKARDGQFEDPPDWVPDEDCNSCIACKAPFTVIRRKHHCRSCGKIFCSRCSSHSAPLPRYGQVKPVRVCTHCYVFHVTPFYSDKAGI; via the exons ATGAACCGCTTTCGGAAGTGGCTGTACAAGCCCAAG aggaCGGACCCTCAGCTCTTGGCCCAGTTCTACTACGCCGATGAAGAACTGAATCAAGTGGCCACTGAGCTGGACGGCCTGGACGGCCGGAAGGACCCTCAGAGATGTACCCTGTTGGTCAACCAGTTCCGCTCCTGTCAG GACAGTGTGCTGAACATTATCAATCAGATAATGGATGAATGTATTCCCAACGACCGGGCCAACAGGGACTTTTCTGTCAAGTTCCCTGAGGAGATTCGCCATGACAACTTGGCAGGGCAGCTGTGGTTTGGGGCTGAG TGTTTGGCTGCCGGCTCCATCATCATGAACAGAGAGATTGAGAGTATAGCAATGAGGCCCCTGGCCAAGGACCTGACACGCAACCTGGAGGAGGTCCGCACCATCACCAGAGACCAGGCCCTGAGAGACCTCAACTTGTACACGGACCGCATGAAGGACGCGTTGCGACATTTCGACAGCCTTTTTGCTGAGTTTGAGCTCAG TTATGTGTCAGCCATGGTGCCTGTGAAGTCCCCCAAAGAATACTATGTTCAGCAGGAAGTGATTGTGCTCTTCTGCGACACGGTGGAAAG GGCCCTAAAGCTGGGATATCTCACACAAGACATGATCGATGACTATGAACCCGCACTGATGTTTACAATTCCCAGACTAGCCATCGTATG TGGGCTGGTCGTGTATTCAGAGGGACCTCTCAACCTAGACCGAAAATCCGAGGACATGTCTGAGCTCTTCCGGCCTTTTCGCACTTTATTGAAGAAAATCCG AGACCTGCTCCATACCCTTAATGAGGAGGAGTTAATGACACTAGAAAAACATCTGTGTATCACTCAAGACGGGGAATTGTCCGCGGACCAGGGGCAGACTACAGACGGCTCACCAGCTTCAGTCCAAGAGGATCACTCGCCCTCCAGCCCCGCTAATGATGCCTCCAAAGGGGAGAGTGAGGGTGAACAAGAGCATCTGGCTCCATGTGTCTGTCCCAGCCAGGAGGATGGGCCGGCTGAAGTGGAAAAAGGCTGGGAGGAGGTAGagatgggagaggaggagcaggagcagggccTGCTGTGTGAGGAGGCCGAAGAGGCCGAGTTGGCCTGTTCCATGCAGTACGACGAGGAGGAACTGGAGCAGCTCAACATGATGGTGTACCGTGTGGGGGACGAAATGTCCACCTTTCTGTCACCTCCCAGCCAGGGTCAGTCGCCAGCACACCGTCCCCACAGAGGAGAGGCAGGAGGCTCCAGTGGGTCTTCCAGCACTGAAGCGTCTCCTCGCAGGCTCCAGGTGGGCCGAGGAAGGACAGGCGTCTATttagaggaggaagacaaggtCTTCTTCATGGAGGACCTGGACGCAGCGGGAGATGGCGTCACCGGCATTTCAAAAGAGGCTTGTCGTTGTATCTCCTCTCCTTCCAACGTGCAGGAGTCTGCTCGTCCTGTGCAGTGCAAGCTGGGACCACAGCCGGACTCCGCCGGGAACGGTCGGTACGCCGAAGCCCAGTCAGAGCAGCCGTGCCCACAGCCACGCGGCCAGAACACACACTGTCCCCGAGCAAAGTGTCCCCCTTGCACTTCCGCTCTCGGCTCTGATTCCTTGACTTACACCAACGGGTGGGAGATGGGCTTGGAGGGGGCAGCGTCCGAAACGGCTGAGGTCATCGCCCACCGTATGGGTGGGATGAAGCTCTCTGCAACGGTCATCTTCAACCCTTGTTCCCCCAGCTCGACAGAGCTGGTCGTGGACAAGCTGCCGAGGCCAGCTCCTTCTGACATTGAGCCCggtggccccctggtggccacccACTGCCTGCTCAACTCCTGTGTCTGCTGTGGGAGCTGTGAGGATGGTCGTGAGGATGCCATCACCGCAGAGTCCACTGGACTCGGGTTAGGCCTCGCCCTCGGATTGGATAACCACTGTAAGACGGCAGCTCCCGGCACTGTCCTCCAGTCTTCTGCTCGCCGTCTGCCCCCACAAGGTCACGGGCCTCGCAACAAGGGTGCGCTCGCTCCGTTGaatcccccttcttcttctcgctGCTCTGCAGAGTCCCTGGAAGAGGATTCAAACTCACAGCTATGTGAGAAGTGCCTGGTTGTGGCGCCATGGCCGGGGCATCACCCTCATGGCTCCAGTGGTGGGGATGGACCCTCCCTGTGCAACCACCAGCTGCGTAATGGGAAGAGGCAGCAGGCCACTGGGGGCCGcccgagggaagaggagacggataAGGACACGCCAGGAACTAAAGACTTGAAGAGGGACACCAAAGAAGACGGCAGGATAAGCTCCAG ttttcagaGCTCTCCCCTCAGCTCTGTGTCAGGTAGTGACTGTGAGAGTGTGTCGGTCACCACTTGTAGTCTGTCAAGCAGTCCATACACTCCCAG CCCTGTCAGCAGCCTGACCCCCAGCTCAGGGATGTCAGAGGACCTGGACCATCGGGAGATCCAGCTGGCCCTGCAGAACGCCAAGCTGGCTGCCAGGAACAAGATCCGCTCGCGCTTCCACAGCAGCAGCGATCTCATCCACCGTCTCTTTGTTTGTATATCAG GTGTCGCTGACCAGCTGCAGACCAACTATGCCAGTGACCTTCGCAGCATCCTCAAGACTCTGTTTGAAGTCATGGCGACCAAGTGTGAGGAGGGAGACGGCGAGAGCCAAAAGAAAG CAGGGCCTGTGCTGCGCAGTGCCGTGCTGGAAGACTGCGCCCTCTGTCAGGAGACCATTTCCTCATCTGAATTGGCAGCCAAGGCCAGAGACGGCCAATTCGAAG ACCCTCCAGACTGGGTCCCGGATGAAGACTGCAACTCCTGCATTGCCTGCAAGGCTCCTTTCACCGTCATCCGCAGGAAGCATCACTGTAGGAGCTGTGGAAAG ATCTTCTGCTCGCGCTGTTCCTCCCATTCTGCTCCGTTGCCCCGGTACGGCCAGGTGAAGCCCGTCAGGGTTTGCACACACTGCTACGTGTTTCACGTCACGCCCTTCTACAGCGACAAGGCCGGCATCTAA
- the zfyve28 gene encoding lateral signaling target protein 2 homolog isoform X3 has protein sequence MNRFRKWLYKPKRTDPQLLAQFYYADEELNQVATELDGLDGRKDPQRCTLLVNQFRSCQDSVLNIINQIMDECIPNDRANRDFSVKFPEEIRHDNLAGQLWFGAECLAAGSIIMNREIESIAMRPLAKDLTRNLEEVRTITRDQALRDLNLYTDRMKDALRHFDSLFAEFELSYVSAMVPVKSPKEYYVQQEVIVLFCDTVERALKLGYLTQDMIDDYEPALMFTIPRLAIVCGLVVYSEGPLNLDRKSEDMSELFRPFRTLLKKIRDLLHTLNEEELMTLEKHLCITQDGELSADQGQTTDGSPASVQEDHSPSSPANDASKGESEGEQEHLAPCVCPSQEDGPAEVEKGWEEVEMGEEEQEQGLLCEEAEEAELACSMQYDEEELEQLNMMVYRVGDEMSTFLSPPSQGQSPAHRPHRGEAGGSSGSSSTEASPRRLQVGRGRTGVYLEEEDKVFFMEDLDAAGDGVTGISKEACRCISSPSNVQESARPVQCKLGPQPDSAGNGRYAEAQSEQPCPQPRGQNTHCPRAKCPPCTSALGSDSLTYTNGWEMGLEGAASETAEVIAHRMGGMKLSATVIFNPCSPSSTELVVDKLPRPAPSDIEPGGPLVATHCLLNSCVCCGSCEDGREDAITAESTGLGLGLALGLDNH, from the exons ATGAACCGCTTTCGGAAGTGGCTGTACAAGCCCAAG aggaCGGACCCTCAGCTCTTGGCCCAGTTCTACTACGCCGATGAAGAACTGAATCAAGTGGCCACTGAGCTGGACGGCCTGGACGGCCGGAAGGACCCTCAGAGATGTACCCTGTTGGTCAACCAGTTCCGCTCCTGTCAG GACAGTGTGCTGAACATTATCAATCAGATAATGGATGAATGTATTCCCAACGACCGGGCCAACAGGGACTTTTCTGTCAAGTTCCCTGAGGAGATTCGCCATGACAACTTGGCAGGGCAGCTGTGGTTTGGGGCTGAG TGTTTGGCTGCCGGCTCCATCATCATGAACAGAGAGATTGAGAGTATAGCAATGAGGCCCCTGGCCAAGGACCTGACACGCAACCTGGAGGAGGTCCGCACCATCACCAGAGACCAGGCCCTGAGAGACCTCAACTTGTACACGGACCGCATGAAGGACGCGTTGCGACATTTCGACAGCCTTTTTGCTGAGTTTGAGCTCAG TTATGTGTCAGCCATGGTGCCTGTGAAGTCCCCCAAAGAATACTATGTTCAGCAGGAAGTGATTGTGCTCTTCTGCGACACGGTGGAAAG GGCCCTAAAGCTGGGATATCTCACACAAGACATGATCGATGACTATGAACCCGCACTGATGTTTACAATTCCCAGACTAGCCATCGTATG TGGGCTGGTCGTGTATTCAGAGGGACCTCTCAACCTAGACCGAAAATCCGAGGACATGTCTGAGCTCTTCCGGCCTTTTCGCACTTTATTGAAGAAAATCCG AGACCTGCTCCATACCCTTAATGAGGAGGAGTTAATGACACTAGAAAAACATCTGTGTATCACTCAAGACGGGGAATTGTCCGCGGACCAGGGGCAGACTACAGACGGCTCACCAGCTTCAGTCCAAGAGGATCACTCGCCCTCCAGCCCCGCTAATGATGCCTCCAAAGGGGAGAGTGAGGGTGAACAAGAGCATCTGGCTCCATGTGTCTGTCCCAGCCAGGAGGATGGGCCGGCTGAAGTGGAAAAAGGCTGGGAGGAGGTAGagatgggagaggaggagcaggagcagggccTGCTGTGTGAGGAGGCCGAAGAGGCCGAGTTGGCCTGTTCCATGCAGTACGACGAGGAGGAACTGGAGCAGCTCAACATGATGGTGTACCGTGTGGGGGACGAAATGTCCACCTTTCTGTCACCTCCCAGCCAGGGTCAGTCGCCAGCACACCGTCCCCACAGAGGAGAGGCAGGAGGCTCCAGTGGGTCTTCCAGCACTGAAGCGTCTCCTCGCAGGCTCCAGGTGGGCCGAGGAAGGACAGGCGTCTATttagaggaggaagacaaggtCTTCTTCATGGAGGACCTGGACGCAGCGGGAGATGGCGTCACCGGCATTTCAAAAGAGGCTTGTCGTTGTATCTCCTCTCCTTCCAACGTGCAGGAGTCTGCTCGTCCTGTGCAGTGCAAGCTGGGACCACAGCCGGACTCCGCCGGGAACGGTCGGTACGCCGAAGCCCAGTCAGAGCAGCCGTGCCCACAGCCACGCGGCCAGAACACACACTGTCCCCGAGCAAAGTGTCCCCCTTGCACTTCCGCTCTCGGCTCTGATTCCTTGACTTACACCAACGGGTGGGAGATGGGCTTGGAGGGGGCAGCGTCCGAAACGGCTGAGGTCATCGCCCACCGTATGGGTGGGATGAAGCTCTCTGCAACGGTCATCTTCAACCCTTGTTCCCCCAGCTCGACAGAGCTGGTCGTGGACAAGCTGCCGAGGCCAGCTCCTTCTGACATTGAGCCCggtggccccctggtggccacccACTGCCTGCTCAACTCCTGTGTCTGCTGTGGGAGCTGTGAGGATGGTCGTGAGGATGCCATCACCGCAGAGTCCACTGGACTCGGGTTAGGCCTCGCCCTCGGATTGGATAACCACT AG